AGTGGAAGTAGTAAGGTATGAATGGTAATTACACGGAGGTAGTAAATAGAGGTACTATCGTTGTGAGGGATGATATCTTAATGCTTAGAATATTGGATAGAACAACCCCTAAATATCTGCGCATTAATCTGATATTCAGGGTGTTGTTCTGGGATAGCGCTTTAATGGATCAAATTAGAAATGATAGCCAACGCCGACTGTCCATGTTCCTGCTTTAGCCTGATTAAAATCAGAATATTCGTAGGAAACATCAACAGCTACACTTGATATCGGGTTAAATTGCAATCCTGCACCGTAGGCAACAGCGTTTTTCTTTTTACTGGTATTGAGTTGTACAGTCTGATGATCTTGAATATTAGCGGCACCAATCAAGGCATAGGTACTGACATATTCATTGAAGCGATATGTCGGGCCTGCTACCAATGATCTGTAAGTAATATCCTCGTTACCGATATTATTTGCTAAATTATCATGATAGATGATTCTTAGCTTAGTTTGCGTGACTGAGCCGATAACACCCCAATTATCATTAATTTCATAACGGTATTTCAGGTTGAGACCTCTTGGATCTTTCAGATCTTTCAGGTTCAGATCATCTCTTACCGTAGTTTTCATCCGCAAATCGCTTTGGGCGTAGCCTAGTGAGATGGTGTGTTTGTCATTTGCATTTGCTGTAAATGAAGAAATAGATAACCCAGCTACAATCGCTGAGGTCAATAGAGCTTTTTTCATTATAAGTATCTCTTTGTTGTATAAATCGCACGGTAATATATATAAATTCTGAGAAAATACAATGGGTAAAATAACCAGATTAAAATAATTTAAACAAAATAATAACATATGGTCACTTTTAGGTTTAATCACTGTTTTTTTGTGGTGAATTTCAATCCCGTCATGAATCCTCTCATCAGCATGTTGCAAAAAATGACCATCACGGTTCCAAACTAATCAAACGGCTTGTACCGGAGAAAGAAACGATTGCCATCCAAGCTAACTTAAAGACATTATTGCAAATTAAATAGTTTCAATAATTGTTTATATATTTATTTTCAATAAAACCTTTTTTAACAATCCATTGTCATGATGTTTTAGTATCGTTAGGAAACAATCACGTGCTACAGAAAGCAGAAAAAATCGATTGGGATAAACTATTGGATGAGTACTTTCTTTCACATATGTTGCGGCCGGAAACTAAGCGGAGCTATCGCAAGGTGAAGTGGGAATTTGTCAGATTTATCGGGCAAACGGTACTGCCGGAGGAGGTAACTCACAGGGATGTTCTGAGCTGGCGGTGTTATCTTCTGGAGGAGAAGAAACGGTCCGGTCATAGCTGGAATAACAAGGTGGCTTACCTGTGGGCGATTTTTAATTTTGGAATAGAAAGGAGATTGTTGCCGCAGAGCCAAAATCCATTTAATGGTGTGACTGGCAAAAAATGATCTAATACTTGATTCCGTGTCCAATTAAGTCGGCACCTTACTTGGCGTCGCGTCAGAATCAATGATCATTCAAAGAAAAACGGGTGCTTGCTTATGCAGGCACCCTGTATTACTTTAATTTGCCTGTTAATTTATTGAACATCTCCAACAAGCAAATTTTTAAACTTGGTGCCCGGAGGCGGAATCGAACCACCGACACGGGGATTTTCAATCCCCTGCTCTACCGACTGAGCTATCCGGGCTAACGGGGCGCATTAAACCGTATTCAGCTCAATCCGTCAAACACTTTCTGCGAAAAAACCCTGACAATTGATTATTTGCTGTGTTTTTATACCGGTTTAGTGTGATTATTCAGCTTGAGCTGCTTTTTATTAACTTAATGCCCCATTTTTTCGGCATTTTGCGATGGTTAGAATATCTTGAGCCAGCAATTTTGCGGTAATCACATCTTCAAGCTCTCTTTTTACTAAAAGCTTACTGAGGCACCCCTCAAGGATAAGTTCCATCTGTTTGGCGACTTGCTGACTGTCGTCAATATCAAGTTGTTGCAATAATTCTTCTGTGTAATGGAAAGAGTGCTGTTTTTGCAATTCTGCTAATTGGTGGATGGGGTGGTCAACATCAGGAAAAGCGTTGCAAGCAGCAATAAATAGACAGCCCGGATAACGCTGTTCTTGAACTTTTTCCTTAAGAGCGTCATAGCGTGCCATTAATTTTTGCTCAGGGCTTAAGGTGTCATCTAACAGGATTTGACGCTGCCAGATTTCAATTTGCTGACTGTGGTAGCGCAGGCAATCGTAGAGCAGGGCTTCGCGGTCAGGCCAAAAGTGTTTGATATGGCGGGTATCAATATCGAGAGAAGTTAAAAGTGTCTCCAGGGTTGCTGACAGGCCGTGTTGTTCCAATAAGTTCAGAACATGGTTAATCACATATTCTCGTTGCACGGTGGCTCTCCTTCCCAATTATTTTTGTTGTAGATGTTGTACATGCCGGTTAAAACGCTGAGCGTCCATGAATCCATTGACTCGCGAATCAGTGAGCTCTTTGCCCTTCTCGAAAAACAAGAGAGTGGGAAGCCCCATCACGTTCAGTTGTTGTAACAATTCTTTTTGTTTTGGGGTGTTATCCGTGACATCTGCCTGTAACAAGAGGAATTGGCTCAATTGTGCCTGTACTTGTGGATCACGGAAAGTATATTTTTCAAACTCTTTGCAGGCGACACACCAGTCAGCATACAGATCCAACATAATCGGTTGATGGCGGTTTTCAGCTAAAATTTGACTTAACTCCTGCCAGTCAGTGACTTGTTGAAAGTGCAACGTGGTTTTTTGCTGTTCTGCCGCCGGATTTCCCCAGATCCCATCTTGTAAAGGACGTGAAGCGATGAAAGCCAAAACCAGCAAAATGACTTGTAAAGTCCGCACCCAGCCGTTTTTGCTGTTTAACGTTAATGCGAATGCCCAAATCAGGAAAGATACGGCTAATAGGCTCCACAATCTTATGCCCCATGTGTCGCCAAGCACCCGTTCCAGCAGGAAGACCGGCAAAGCCAAGATAATGAACCCGAAGGCTTCCTTGACGTACTGCATCCACGGGCCACTGCGTGGCAGGAGCTTGTGCCCAAATAGTGTGACGGCGATAAGCGGCAGGCCCATGCCCAGTGCGTAGAGATAGAGCGTCAGGCCACCGATTAAAGTATTACCGCTTTGGGCGATATACAGCAAGATAGCACTGAGCGGTGCCGTCGTGCAGGGAGAGGCGATTAATCCCGCCAAGGCTCCCATAATAAATACGCCGATGTAAGAGCCGCTTTGTTGTTGGTTGCTCCAATCCACCAGACGGGTTTGGACGGAAGAGGGAAGCTGTAAGTTATAAAGCCCGAACATGGATAAGGCGAGCAAAATAAACAGGACTGACAGCCCGACGAGAATGTAAGGATTTTGCAGGGCAGCCTGAAATTGTAAGCCGGCCGCCGCAACGACTAAACCCAGCAGCGTGTAAGTGAGCGCCATTCCCTGAACGTAACTCATCGCGAGCCAAAAAATTCGTTTCAGGCTTTCAGGGCGTTTTTGACCCAAAATAATGCTGGAGATCAATGGGTACATCGGCAGGATGCAGGGGGTGAAAGCGATACCCATGCCAATCAACAGCGCCCAGAGTGGCGAAAAGGGAACGTCATGGGCGTTGGGGGACGTATCTCCCTGTTGCTTGACTAAATCGGCTGATGGTGCGGTTTCATCACGGGGTTGAGTGGTAGCAACCACGGCTTGCAGGGGCACGTTTAAGGTTTCAGGGGGATAACAATAACCCGCTTCTGCGCATCCTTGATAGGTGACTTGGAGAGCGCCATCATTGGTCGCAGATAAGATAGAGGCATTAATCCGCGCCGATTGAAAATAGACTTCGGTCTTACCAAAAAACTCATCTTCATGATCTGCGCCTTTGGCATAGGTAATTTCACCCAATGAGGCTTCTTGATTGGGAACGATACTGAACTGTTTTCGATAGAGGTAATAACCGGGTTTGATATCCCAGTTCAATGTGAGTTGATTTCCTTGTTGCTGAAAATCAAACATAAATGCCTGATCAGCAGGAAGGTAGAGACTTTTCCCTGGTTGCTCAAACAGTGCGCTGGCTTTGCTGGCAGACAGCGCGATACCGCTAAACAGTAGAAACAACATGAGAATACGTTTCATCATAAGATAATCTTTAACCTGCCCGTATCGTGGGTTTGATTTGTGAAATTTATCAGAGCCTGCACTATAACCGATGAGTCTCATGGCAGAAAGTCACTTGTCTAATATTAAGACAACATGGTTTTTTTGACAGAAAAAGAGGGATAAAGAAGAGATTTCAGGGGCTGCGTGAGTGCCCCTGAATAATGATGTCAAACCATTTGGTAAAGTTACAAGATAATGCCACCAAATAAGAAACCAAAGGTGACAGCCAATGCAACGGCGATGGTGCCCGGAACAAAGAAGGGGTGATTGAAAACAAAACGCCCGATGCGGGTGGTTCCGGTATCATCCATCTGTACGGCGGCAACCAGTGTCGGATACGTTGGCAGGATAAACAGACCAGACACCGCAGAGAACGACGCGATCGCCGTTAATGGGGTGACATGCAGTGCCAGCGCCATTGGCATCAGTGCCTTGGCGGTTGCGGCTTGTGAGTAGAGCAACGCTGAACAGAAGAAGAAAATAACCGCCAGCAGCCACGGTTGGGCATGAATCAAACTTCCCGCCGTTTCTTTGATCCAATCGAGATTGGCCTGAACAAACGTATCTCCCAGCCATGCCACGCCCAAAATACAGATACATGCGCTCATCCCTGCTTTAAACGTGCTGGAGTTCAGGATGGCATCGGTATCGACGGAGCAAATCAGGGTGGTGAGCGTGGCGACACTGAGCATGATGATCAAAATCGCATTGGTGGTGTTCATCAGCGGTTTTTCAATCAGGCCGACACTTGGGCTATTGATAATCGCATAAATGACAACCCCAATAACTCCCAGCAGGAACAACAGGACAGCGCGTTTTGCTTTGGGTTTGATTTGAATCTGACTGGCACCGCGCATTTCTATCAAGCCATCTTCAAGGCGTTTTTGATAAACCGGGTCATTCGACAGTTTAGAATCAAAAAGCCATGAAACAATGAATGACATGAGGATGATGGCACAGAATGTTGCCGGCAGGAGTACCATCAACAGGTGGATATAGCTGATGCCCTCTCCTTCCATAATGGATGCCATATAAACCACGGCCGCGGAAATAGGCGAGGCGGTGATCCCGATCTGAGCCGCGACAACGGCAGTGGAGAGCGGACGGCACGGTTTTATGCCTTGCTCTTTGGCGACTTCGGCAATAACCGGCAAGGTTGCCAGTGAGATGTTTCCCGTCCCTGCAAATAGCGTCAGGAAATAGGTGACGATAGGTGCAAGGATGGTGATGTACTTGGGATTTCTGCGCAGTAATTTTTCAGTTTGCTGAACGAGATAATCGAGTCCGCCAGCCACTTGCATGGCGGATATCGCCGCAATGACCGCCATGATAATTGAGATAACGTCAAATGGAATACTACCCGGTTTAACACCGATGGCGGCGAGGGCGAAAACCCCAATCCCACCAGCAAAACCAATACCTATTCCCCCTAATCGGGCCCCTAGGAAAATGGCCAGCAGAACAATAATCAATTCTACGGCTAACATGTTAAATACTCCTTCATTTATTTAGTTTTATGAAAATCTATGGTTAATACTTTGTGTTTGCTGCAAATTAAAAAGGCACGCTTCCAATTGGAATAGCGTGCCTTAATAATTAAGACGAACTCGTTATTATAATCATTAATCAGTCATCAAAACGTTTTGCTTTATAAGTCGGATGTTTTAGGTTCTCAACGGAGAAAATATCATCTAATTCAGTTTCGGTCAGTAAACCGCGCTCAAGCACGACTTCACGGACACTTTTGCCGGTTTCAGCACAGATCTTGCCCACGATATCGCCATTGTGATGGCCAATAAATGGGTTCAGGTAAGTGACGATCCCGATAGAGTTGAAAACGAAACTTTCACAGACTTCCCGGTTGGCCGTAATGCCGTTGATACATTTTTCAACCAGATTACGACAGGCATTGTTCAGAATAGACATCGATTCAAACATCGCCTGTCCAATCGCCGGTTCCATCACGTTAAGCTGCAACTGACCCGCTTCTGCTGCCATCGTGATACAGGTATCGTTACCAATGACTTTGAAGCAAACTTGGTTAACAACTTCTGGCACAACGGGGTTAACCTTCGCTGGCATAATGGAAGAACCCGCTTGTAATTCTGGCAGATTGATTTCATTCAAACCAGCGCGAGGGCCGGAAGAGAGCAGACGCAAGTCATTACAAATCTTGGACATCTTGACCGCCAGACGCTTCAACGCACTGTGAACCATAACGTAAGCTCCGCAGTCAGAAGTGGCTTCTATCAAATCTTCTGCGGGTTGGCAAGGCAAACCGGTCACTTCGGCCAATTTTTCAACCACCAGCTTTTGGTAACCCGGTGCCGTATTCAAGCCAGTACCGATAGCGGTAGCGCCAAGGTTCACTTCCAGCAGCAGTTCTGCGGTGCGGGTGATGTTTTTGATCTCTTCTTTCAACAGCACGGAAAACGCACGGAATTCTTGGCCCAGAGTCATGGGAACCGCATCTTGCAACTGGGTACGGCCCATTTTTAGGATATCATCAAATTCAACGCCTTTTCTGTCGAAGCCCTCTTTCAGCAACTCAATGGAATCAATTAAGTGCATCAGGGAGTTATAAACAGCAATACGGAAGCCGGTAGGGTAAGCATCATTGGTGGACTGGCTTTTGTTCAGGTGATCATTCGGGTTCAGGTACTCATATTCACCTTTTTGATGTCCCATCAATTCCAGGCCGATATTTGCCAGTACCTCATTGGTATTCATGTTCAGTGAGGTACCTGCGCCTCCCTGAAAGACATCAACCGGAAATTGATCCATACATTTGCCTTTATTGAGGACTTCATCACAGGCTTTGACAATAATATCCGCTACTTTGCCAGAAATAGTATGGAGTTCTTTGTTGGCCAGTGCCGCGGCTTTCTTCACCATCACCATGCCGCGGATGAATTCGGGCACATCATTGATAGTACGGTCACTGATATAAAAGTTTTCAATCGCACGCAGAGTGTGAATACCGTAGTAGGCTTCAGCAGGAACTTCTCGTTTACCTAACAGGTCTTCTTCGATACGAATGTTGTTTGACATGAGAACCTTCTTAAATTAGATACGTGTTTTTTACTGTTTATTCGTGTTTTTGTTGAGAAATAATGTTGCCGACAACAATTTCCCTGATATTAGACACTTATCATGAAATTGCTGGCGCGATCATAGGTGGATTTGTGAAAAATGCCTTGAACCTGGATCACTTTATAGTGCTATTTTATTGATGAAATAACATATGTGTGACTAAGGTCACGATTACGGCAGGAAAAAGTTAAGTATCCGAAGTATTGAAAACGACCCCGGTTATCCCCACATGGGTTATCTGACACCCTATTATGTGTTACACATAGGGTGAACTCTCAATAATAATGAATGAAAGGAGAACCACGTGCGTTGGCTCCCGCTTATCCTTATCTGCCTGCTGGTTTACATCGAGTCTGTCCTGTTTGTTCGAATTGCCTCGGAAGTTGGGGTTTTGTTGACTCTGCTGTTGGTTATTCTTACCTCTTGTCTTGGTGTCTCTCTGGTGCGTAATCAAGGCATCAAGAATGTTATGGCTATGCAGCAAAAACTTGTAGCCGGTGAGAGCCCTGCGGCAGAGGCGGTCAAAAGTGTTTCTCTGGTCATCGCTGGATTTTTGCTGATACTGCCCGGTTTCTTCACCGATTTTCTCGGATTACTGCTGTTATTACCCCCCGTACAAAAACGCCTGACCGCGAAGCTATTGCCTCATATTAAGCTTTACCGCCCGAATACGTTTTATGGTTCCGGTCATCATGGCGGCGGTCATGGTCAGAATGGGCAGACGTTTGAGGGGGAATATGAGCGCAGGCAAGATGATCCCGCTTATACATTAGATGACCAAAAATCCGCGGAACAAAAAAATCATGGTGAGCCTGACCGTCAGCACCCTAAGAAATGATGGATGCTGCGTTGGCTGAAATTTCCGTGGGTAAGAAAAAAGTAAAATATTTTTTGTTGCCCACCCTTGAAGTCATGATCCCAAGCCCCAATTTGTAGCTTCATGGTACTGGTTCTGTTGGGTTCTGGTATCAATCCTCTTACCTGATATGGACTTTATTTATAGGAGATCTATCAATGAACATTCGTCCATTACATGACCGCGTTATCGTCGAGCGTACCGAAGTTGAATCAAAATCCGCCGGCGGAATTGTTCTGACAGGCTCAGCTGCGGGCAAATCTACCCGTGGGAAAATTTTGGCAGTCGGCAATGGTCGCATCCTCGAAAGTGGGGAAGTGAAGGCGCTGGACGTAAAAGTGGGTGATACCGTCATTTTTAATGAAGGTTACGGCGTGAAAACAGAAAAGATCGATAACAAAGAAGTGTTGATCATGTCTGAAAGCGACATTCTGGCAATTGTTGAAGCGTAATTGAGAATCTTATTACGCTGAGATCTTCTTAATAATTGAACGAATTTAAAGGAAAGACACAATGGCAGCTAAAGACGTAAAATTTGGTAATGATGCTCGCAGCAAAATGCTACGCGGTGTGAATGTATTGGCTGATGCAGTTAAAGTGACCCTGGGTCCTAAAGGCCGTAACGTTGTTTTGGATAAATCTTTCGGTGCGCCTGTCATCACTAAAGACGGCGTATCTGTAGCACGTGAAATCGAATTGGAAGACAAATTCGAAAACATGGGTGCTCAGATGGTTAAAGAAGTCGCCTCTAAAGCCAACGATGCTGCGGGCGATGGTACTACAACAGCAACTGTGCTGGCTCACGCTATCGTCACCGAAGGTCTGAAAGCTGTTGCTGCCGGCATGAACCCAATGGATCTGAAACGCGGTATCGATAAAGCTGTGGTTGCCGCAGTTGACGAGCTGAAAAAACTGTCCGTACCTTGCTCTGATTCCACTGCTATTGCGCAGGTTGGTACTATCTCTGCAAACTCCGACGAAACAGTTGGTAAACTGATCGCACAAGCGATGGACAAAGTCGGCAAAGAAGGCGTCATCACCGTTGAAGAAGGGACTGGCCTGGAAGACGAGCTGGATGTTGTTGAAGGTATGCAGTTCGACCGTGGTTACCTGTCTCCTTATTTCATCAACAAACCAGAAGCCGGTTCTGTTGAACTGGAAAATCCATACATCCTGTTGGTTGACAAGAAAATTTCTAACATCCGTGAACTGTTGCCAGTTCTGGAAGGTGTAGCTAAAGCAAGCAAGCCTTTGGTTATTATTGCAGAAGATGTTGAAGGCGAAGCGCTGGCAACGCTGGTTGTTAACAACATGCGTGGTATCGTGAAAGTGGCTGCGGTTAAAGCACCGGGCTTCGGTGATCGCCGTAAAGCGATGCTGCAAGATATCGCGACTCTGACCAACGGTACGGTTATCTCTGAAGAGATTGGTCTGGAGCTGGAAAAAGCGACGCTGGAAGATCTGGGTCAAGCAAAACGTATCGTTATCAACAAAGACACCACAACGATCATCGATGGCGTTGGTGAAGAGGGTGAAATTGCTGCACGTGTGACTCAAATCCGTCAGCAAATCGAAGAATCAACTTCTGACTATGACCGTGAAAAACTGCAAGAGCGTGTTGCTAAACTGGCAGGCGGTGTTGCTGTCATCAAAGTGGGTGCCGCAACTGAAGTTGAAATGAAAGAAAAACGCGCACGCGTTGATGATGCACTGCACGCAACGCGTGCGGCGGTAGAAGAAGGTGTTGTTGCGGGTGGTGGTGTTGCTCTGGTTCGTGTTGCCAGCGCTATTTCTAGCCTGACGGGTGATAACGAAGATCAGAACGTCGGTATCCGCGTTGCACTGCGTGCAATGGAAGCGCCAATGCGTCAGATCGTAGACAACGCCGGTGAAGAGCCATCTGTGGTTGTCAACAACGTGAAAGCGGGTAAAGACAACTACGGTTATAACGCGGCAACTGAACAGTACGGCGATATGATCGACATGGGTATCCTGGACCCAACTAAAGTCACCCGTTCTGCACTGCAATTCGCAGCTTCTATCGCTGGCCTGATGATCACCACTGAAGCGATGGTGACTGACCTGCCTAAAGATGACAAAGCTGACTTAGGCGCAGCCGGTGGTATGGGCGGCATGGGTGGTATGGGCGGCATGATGTAATGCTGTTCATCCTGCTGATGGACTCTTCCATCCACTTAGGATAAGACTTTAAAGGCGAGCCGTTTTTTCTGCTCGCCTTTTTACGTTAATTAATGAGGGAAGTTATGCGGATTAAAATTTTGTTTGGTGCGTCAGTATTATTGTTGGCAGGGTGTACGACAACTCATCAATTAACTTCTGCTGGTGCCAATGTGCGTTTTGTCGATACGCAACCAAGCAGTGAATGCCAGCGGTTAGGGGAAGTGGTTGGGACACAATCCAACTGGCTCAATGGTGTTAGCAATGAGAGCAGCTCTATGCGTAGTGCCGCCAATGACTTACGCAATAAAGCGGCTGAAATGGGCGGCAATGTTATCTATGGCATCAACAGCCCGTCCGCAGGATTATTGGCGAGTTTTGTTCCCCTCGACAGCAAAATGGTGGGTCAGGTTTATAAGTGTCCCTAAGCATTAACGATCTAAAATCGATAGGGCTAGTGAGAAAGTGGTTTGGGCAACGCCCAGAAAGAATATTTCGAAACGTCAGTTACGTATGATTCAGCTTCTGTGCGCTGCCCATTCAGAAGAGCTTCAACGATGATATAGCGTCGGCTTAATCAGTGATTGGCATAGCATTAGTTTTGGGCTAGCCCTAAATCCAGAGGGGTTTTGCTGGGTTCTCCTCCAATTTCCCTTGTCAGGCTTGGAACCAGATAACCGGAGACTTTAGTCAATAACTCTCGCATGATCGCTTTCGCTTTTTCATCTTCCACAAGAAAATGGGCGGCACCTTGAACTTTATCCAGAACGTGAATGTAATAAGGCAAGATCCCCGCATCAAATAACGCATTGCTTAAGTCTGCCAGCGCATCGGCATTATCATTGACATCACGTAACATTACACTTTGATTCAGAAGCGTCACTCTGGCTTGTTTTAGCCGCATCATGCTTTCGCGAAACGCATCATCAATTTCATTGGCATGGTTGATATGGGTCACCATGATCACCTGTAAACGGGTTTGTGCTAAACGATTGCACAGCGAAAGCGTGATTCTATCCGGGATCACAACCGGCAAACGGGTATGTATCCGCAAACGCTTAATGTGTGGAATGGATTCAATTTGACTGATTAACCAGTCCAGTTCATGATCCTTCGCCATTAACGGATCGCCACCAGAGAAGATAATTTCGTCAAGTTCAGGGTGTTGTTCAATATAATCCAGAGCAAGCTGCCAGTTTTTTTTGTTGCCTTTATTGTCCTCATAAGGGAAATGGCGACGGAAACAATAACGACAATTAACCGCACAGCCCCCTTTGACCAATAGCAGCGCCCGATTGCGATATTTGTGCAGCAAACCCGGAACGACACTGCGCTGTTCATCCAGCGGATCAGTGGAAAAATCAGGGGACGTCACAAACTCTTCCCGTGAAGTCAGAACTTGTAATAGAAGAGGATCACGGGGATCGCCTTTTTTCATTCGTGTTACAAACGCTCTTGGCACACGCAGGGGAAACAGACGCTTTGCTTCATTGCCTTCTTTCAGCATCGCATGCGTATTTAACGACAATAGTTGCAACAACTCATTGGGATCAGTAATAACATCCGCAAGTTGTTTTAGCCAGACTTCTCTGACAGGGTGAATATGGGTTATAATGTGTGCCATTTTTTTGGCTAAGCCATTTTGTTAAAAATTAGAGGATCTCCATGGCTACTTATAGTACCAATGAATTCCGTTCAGGTCTTAAAATCATGTTAGATGGCGAGCCGTGCGCTATTCTTGACAGTGAATTTGTTAAACCAGGTAAAGGACAGGCATTTGCCCGCGTTCGTCTCCGTAAACTGATTTCTGGTAAACTGCTGGAAAAAACTTTTAAATCAACCGATTCCGTTGAAAGCGCAGATGTCATGGATGTCAACCTGACTTATTTGTACAACGACGGTGAATTCTGGCATTTCATGAACAACGAAACTTTCGAGCAGTTAGCTGCGGATGCGAAAGCCGTTGGTGACAATGCAAAATGGCTGATCGATCAGGCAGAATGTATTCTGACGCTGTGGGACGGCCGTCCTATTGCTGTCACACCACCAAACTTTGTTGAACTGGAAATCGTGGATACCGATCCA
This genomic interval from Xenorhabdus doucetiae contains the following:
- the efp gene encoding elongation factor P, which gives rise to MATYSTNEFRSGLKIMLDGEPCAILDSEFVKPGKGQAFARVRLRKLISGKLLEKTFKSTDSVESADVMDVNLTYLYNDGEFWHFMNNETFEQLAADAKAVGDNAKWLIDQAECILTLWDGRPIAVTPPNFVELEIVDTDPGLKGDTAGTGGKPATLSTGAVVKVPLFVQIGEVIKVDTRSNEYVSRVK
- the epmB gene encoding EF-P beta-lysylation protein EpmB, with the protein product MAHIITHIHPVREVWLKQLADVITDPNELLQLLSLNTHAMLKEGNEAKRLFPLRVPRAFVTRMKKGDPRDPLLLQVLTSREEFVTSPDFSTDPLDEQRSVVPGLLHKYRNRALLLVKGGCAVNCRYCFRRHFPYEDNKGNKKNWQLALDYIEQHPELDEIIFSGGDPLMAKDHELDWLISQIESIPHIKRLRIHTRLPVVIPDRITLSLCNRLAQTRLQVIMVTHINHANEIDDAFRESMMRLKQARVTLLNQSVMLRDVNDNADALADLSNALFDAGILPYYIHVLDKVQGAAHFLVEDEKAKAIMRELLTKVSGYLVPSLTREIGGEPSKTPLDLGLAQN